In a genomic window of Paracoccaceae bacterium:
- a CDS encoding EAL domain-containing protein produces the protein MDMLALAWLNEKRLRIIVCLLCAIVVGAVYFLAYNYKVMKSEISQRQQLIDMTNAFTSAFSMHRDEDNLVPATFRRIGIQEFTDNVRSSADVRASASTMRMPGTPGLELETVEEDPRIRAIITSMADTNAAKPYNEHLWSNRQFIGRTIVPSIASSSSCVECHNAALGQDIYDVGDVMGAFVVETDLTSVVTQGAAYAIATAPLVGFLVFFLITSQAKRSAKTVTALRRQVTAEQKQRKAEETAKFLASHDSLTNSANRNMFHDQLEANITQLDSGEAADVVIALIDLDDFKLINDSMGHDAGDAVLVTCAQRLRRLIDQFDGLVARFGGDEFAVVVAPRSVEFDVALLGKQLVDTVHQDFQFGKSVIRPDCSVGIAQLSAIDGTDIAALMKSADMALYAAKDAGKSCFQVFDEPLRAKMGRKMALISELPIALANGGIRPVLQPKIDLRTGDLIGFEALARWRLENKEIPRAEFIPLAEECRLIEQIDFQIMQQAAIFITRASRTVENPINLSVNVSTIDLRNSDFVEQVLDVLLVAGLSPSHLTLEITESVFMQNWDQARQTLMTLRKAGVSIALDDFGTGYSSLSYVLEFPFDEIKIDRSLAKDMTRIEQNRGMLAHLVRMFHDLDKKVTVEGVETWEQTRLLMDIGVHAAQGFYFAEPLELDKVMAHLQQIGVGDPITSRAR, from the coding sequence ATGGATATGCTCGCGTTGGCTTGGTTGAACGAAAAGAGGCTGCGGATAATTGTTTGTTTGCTCTGCGCCATAGTTGTCGGGGCAGTATATTTTCTCGCCTACAACTACAAAGTCATGAAAAGTGAGATATCGCAGCGCCAACAGCTGATCGATATGACAAATGCCTTCACCAGCGCATTTTCGATGCATCGTGATGAAGACAATCTCGTCCCTGCAACATTCCGCCGGATCGGGATCCAGGAGTTCACAGACAACGTAAGAAGCAGCGCAGACGTACGCGCAAGTGCATCAACGATGCGCATGCCCGGCACACCGGGATTAGAATTGGAAACCGTTGAAGAAGACCCACGCATCCGCGCGATCATCACCAGCATGGCCGACACAAATGCGGCAAAACCATATAATGAACACCTCTGGTCAAACCGACAGTTTATAGGCCGAACGATTGTACCCTCGATTGCGTCCTCCAGCAGTTGCGTTGAGTGCCACAACGCGGCACTTGGCCAAGATATCTACGACGTTGGCGATGTGATGGGCGCATTTGTTGTGGAGACAGACCTGACCAGCGTAGTGACGCAAGGAGCTGCTTATGCGATTGCAACCGCACCGCTCGTTGGTTTCCTTGTCTTTTTTCTGATCACATCGCAAGCCAAACGGTCCGCTAAAACTGTTACTGCGTTGCGACGCCAAGTGACGGCAGAGCAGAAGCAGCGCAAGGCTGAAGAAACCGCAAAATTTCTTGCCTCACACGATTCGCTAACGAATTCAGCCAATCGGAACATGTTTCATGACCAACTCGAAGCGAATATTACACAGCTGGATAGTGGCGAGGCAGCAGATGTTGTTATCGCTTTGATTGATCTGGACGACTTCAAACTGATCAACGACTCCATGGGACATGATGCCGGCGATGCGGTTCTCGTTACCTGCGCGCAGCGTTTGCGGCGCTTGATAGATCAATTCGATGGCTTGGTAGCGCGTTTTGGTGGCGACGAGTTTGCGGTAGTTGTGGCTCCAAGATCGGTTGAATTTGACGTCGCTCTACTGGGGAAACAGCTTGTCGATACGGTGCATCAGGACTTTCAGTTTGGGAAATCCGTCATTCGACCCGACTGCTCGGTTGGTATCGCACAACTTTCGGCGATCGATGGCACTGACATTGCCGCTCTAATGAAATCTGCCGATATGGCACTTTATGCTGCCAAAGACGCCGGTAAGTCGTGTTTTCAGGTTTTTGATGAACCTCTGCGGGCCAAGATGGGGCGAAAGATGGCGCTGATCTCAGAATTGCCTATCGCACTTGCCAATGGCGGAATTCGTCCAGTTTTACAACCAAAGATCGACCTGCGAACGGGTGATCTGATCGGGTTTGAAGCCCTCGCTCGCTGGCGCCTCGAAAACAAGGAGATCCCCCGCGCAGAATTCATTCCCTTGGCGGAAGAGTGCCGTCTGATTGAACAAATCGACTTTCAAATTATGCAACAGGCGGCGATCTTTATCACACGAGCGTCTCGAACTGTTGAAAACCCGATCAACCTGTCCGTGAACGTGAGCACGATAGATCTGCGAAACTCTGATTTCGTGGAGCAGGTTCTGGATGTCCTTTTGGTAGCGGGTCTCTCGCCCTCACATCTCACGCTCGAAATCACAGAAAGCGTTTTCATGCAAAATTGGGACCAAGCGCGTCAGACTTTAATGACTCTTCGCAAGGCGGGCGTAAGCATCGCCCTGGATGACTTTGGGACGGGCTACTCGTCCTTGTCTTATGTCCTGGAATTTCCGTTCGACGAGATCAAGATTGACCGCTCTCTCGCGAAAGATATGACTAGGATCGAGCAAAATCGGGGGATGCTCGCTCATCTGGTACGTATGTTCCATGATCTGGACAAAAAAGTGACCGTAGAAGGTGTCGAGACTTGGGAGCAAACGCGGCTTCTGATGGATATCGGAGTTCATGCGGCCCAGGGTTTTTACTTTGCTGAACCCCTTGAATTAGATAAAGTAATGGCGCACCTGCAACAAATCGGCGTTGGCGATCCCATCACTAGCAGAGCTAGATAG
- a CDS encoding isocitrate lyase/phosphoenolpyruvate mutase family protein: MSQSFRNLHARANPFILANAWDKGTACLFAGLGARALATSSGAHAFTLGRPDLGTVTRDEALAHAETIVSATSLPVSGDFENGFGDAPDILEETVKLSAEIGLAGISIEDISYPNTQPYDFERAVERIKAASAAARALPKDFVLVARADGFMNGLYDLDESIRRIQAFETAGADCVYIPYLQNLETVTKVCSSVSIPVNVGISTVEHISLQEFADAGAARISLGMAMATATHTILHNLSTNIFEDGNFAKLGDNLSYETIDQCMAKGRTR; encoded by the coding sequence ATGTCGCAATCCTTTCGTAATCTGCACGCACGCGCAAACCCGTTCATCTTGGCAAATGCTTGGGACAAGGGCACCGCTTGCTTGTTCGCGGGGCTTGGCGCAAGAGCGCTCGCAACCTCGTCTGGTGCACATGCCTTCACTTTGGGGCGGCCTGACCTGGGAACAGTTACACGGGACGAGGCGCTTGCCCATGCTGAAACAATCGTGTCGGCAACATCGCTTCCTGTGTCAGGGGACTTTGAAAACGGATTTGGCGATGCACCTGACATCTTGGAAGAGACGGTCAAATTGTCGGCGGAAATTGGGCTAGCGGGTATTTCGATTGAAGACATCTCCTATCCAAACACCCAACCCTACGATTTTGAACGAGCGGTTGAACGCATCAAAGCTGCAAGCGCTGCAGCGAGAGCGCTGCCAAAGGATTTTGTCCTCGTCGCGCGCGCTGACGGCTTTATGAACGGCCTTTATGATTTGGATGAAAGCATCAGACGCATTCAAGCCTTTGAAACTGCTGGCGCGGATTGTGTTTATATCCCTTACCTGCAAAATCTGGAGACGGTCACAAAAGTCTGCAGCAGTGTCTCAATACCTGTGAATGTCGGGATCAGTACCGTTGAACATATATCGCTACAGGAATTCGCGGACGCTGGAGCCGCGCGCATTTCTTTGGGAATGGCGATGGCGACCGCCACGCACACGATCTTGCACAACCTTTCCACTAACATATTCGAAGACGGAAACTTTGCGAAACTCGGCGACAACCTTTCTTACGAAACCATTGATCAGTGCATGGCAAAGGGGCGGACGCGGTGA
- a CDS encoding YafY family protein encodes MGRSVRMFEIIQLLRNARRPCTAREIAEELEVTKRTVYRDIASLQALRIPIEGAAGVGYIMRTGFDLPPINFDIEEAEAITVGLAMITRTGDRGLKRAARSAAQKLTDATPLSSTVFASSGGADEPSLVDLSDVRQAIREEQKLKISYSNVDDQKSERTILPIAIAYHSEAIVLAAWCELRRDFRHFRPDRISSYDILPERFRGEGDRMRQEWIKGYSEWL; translated from the coding sequence ATGGGTCGCTCTGTTCGGATGTTTGAAATAATTCAGTTGCTTCGCAACGCTCGCAGACCATGCACAGCACGCGAGATAGCGGAGGAGTTGGAAGTTACCAAACGCACGGTCTACCGCGATATTGCATCCCTACAGGCGCTGAGGATTCCGATCGAGGGGGCGGCGGGAGTCGGATATATCATGCGAACCGGGTTCGATTTGCCGCCTATAAATTTCGACATAGAAGAAGCGGAAGCAATAACCGTTGGCTTGGCAATGATCACCAGAACAGGCGACAGAGGGCTTAAACGGGCCGCGCGCAGTGCTGCACAAAAGCTAACCGATGCCACGCCGCTCAGCAGCACAGTATTTGCTTCAAGCGGGGGGGCGGACGAGCCTTCGTTAGTAGACTTGTCCGATGTACGACAGGCAATCCGTGAGGAACAAAAGCTCAAAATATCTTATTCCAATGTCGATGATCAAAAAAGCGAACGAACCATCTTGCCGATTGCCATCGCCTATCATTCTGAAGCCATTGTCCTTGCCGCTTGGTGCGAACTCAGACGTGACTTCCGACATTTCCGGCCAGATCGGATTTCGTCGTATGACATCCTACCCGAGAGGTTCCGGGGTGAAGGAGATCGAATGCGTCAAGAGTGGATTAAAGGCTATTCAGAGTGGTTATGA
- a CDS encoding GntR family transcriptional regulator: MSLLTSLPEPTQAETLYRELKRRLMIGAFLPDQKLSLRKLSVEMDTGIMPVREALKRLASERVLSSSVKKSYVVPALDKKRAADLFNLRALLESEAATLAAPFIDADQMVELRSCVDRVHETIMAKHFDSYMVENQHFHFLIYRQCGNADMIALIEQLWMQTGPSLRQGVETSYPDPAWTDVHLALLDALHKNRASGIRRHLLQDIRWDWAELGTPSIRANGRK, translated from the coding sequence ATGTCGCTGCTGACCTCCCTTCCCGAACCTACCCAGGCGGAAACGCTCTATCGGGAATTGAAGCGACGGCTGATGATCGGTGCCTTTCTGCCTGATCAGAAACTCTCTTTACGGAAACTCTCGGTCGAGATGGACACCGGCATCATGCCAGTGCGCGAGGCGTTGAAGCGTCTGGCTTCGGAGCGCGTGCTCAGCAGTTCGGTCAAGAAGTCCTACGTTGTTCCGGCACTTGACAAGAAACGTGCCGCAGACCTGTTCAACTTGCGCGCACTGCTGGAAAGCGAGGCGGCAACCCTGGCAGCACCTTTTATAGACGCGGATCAGATGGTCGAGCTGCGTAGCTGTGTCGACCGCGTTCACGAGACGATCATGGCCAAGCACTTTGATAGTTACATGGTCGAGAACCAACACTTCCATTTCCTGATCTACCGCCAGTGCGGCAATGCCGACATGATTGCGCTGATCGAACAACTGTGGATGCAGACTGGTCCATCGCTCAGACAGGGGGTGGAAACCTCATATCCAGATCCGGCCTGGACTGATGTGCACCTTGCCCTTCTTGACGCCCTGCACAAAAATCGCGCTAGCGGGATCCGGCGGCACCTGCTTCAAGACATACGATGGGATTGGGCCGAATTGGGCACGCCGTCCATCCGGGCCAACGGTCGCAAGTAA
- a CDS encoding DDE-type integrase/transposase/recombinase — protein MCTDKVPVYRKVIREIYHVFDPLCDSTAHIDRKYLDNRVESEHAALK, from the coding sequence ATCTGCACCGACAAAGTACCAGTTTATCGCAAGGTAATCCGCGAGATCTATCACGTTTTTGATCCGCTCTGTGATTCCACCGCTCATATCGACCGCAAGTATCTCGACAACCGCGTTGAGAGTGAGCATGCTGCTTTAAAATGA
- a CDS encoding DDE-type integrase/transposase/recombinase, whose translation MWRAIDANGQLVDFRLAARRDAKTAKAFFKGDWKIAFTSTNINLHRQSTSLSQGNPRDLSRF comes from the coding sequence TTGTGGCGCGCAATTGATGCAAACGGGCAGTTGGTTGACTTTCGACTGGCAGCGCGACGAGACGCTAAGACTGCCAAAGCCTTTTTTAAAGGCGATTGGAAGATTGCGTTTACATCAACCAATATCAATCTGCACCGACAAAGTACCAGTTTATCGCAAGGTAATCCGCGAGATCTATCACGTTTTTGA
- a CDS encoding integrin alpha, translating into MSDTGDTSADSPVFFAAIDIAPIIPAQYFDYSGVAFLEPWGLGGMGYYCACYTAPYFPIITPYTGVEVGPPISIPPTALSDSFTAFANDAGERLRLGQVSDGTGLLSNDYAARSVTAVNGQAGNVSTQGNTVRVEGSNGGFFRIYENGAMDFRFAPDDVMLGETTGFEYTVINITGETDTATVKVSWEEVAPNYDLFLVEAPGLSRIATQKEGTALLAGKTAPDGTPITITAINGNPDLVAPLSNSFWETFKGSNGGLFTVFPGGVIDFDPDKNSTPGEITGFEYTLSAAVDGTTTGVVEVALLSFANPDVAVLYGDDLTAAAGGPIAVGAIDDGTDALYNDIAGARIVGVNGFTFLGSGFWFGGSNGGQFRVFEGGTVQFRDQGAPVTPGESTSVSYTIAVPGGFGDTLTSTFTVDLIDRPSEVFAADDVYSLSPAELSSAQAQWVRLGSVNSDDVLLANDFFVSEITQINSAALQEGVFFDGSNGGQFRVFSGGVVDFVNRGLDKLAVGETTSFTYTGDQGSTATVTLSIEGDVTPSPTTFGAVFAGISVGDNSGSAVSSAGDVNGDGYDDMLITTDRGFDRAPIEAYLVYGSASGPSPNFELSSLDGTNGFVIVGDVGDNANARSPASAGDVNGDGFDDFLIGAPSLSPNGNFSGSSFLVFGAASGLPPRLELSSLDGSNGFRINGIAANDSSGHAVSSAGDIDGDGYDDILIGAFNVDRDGLEKVGESYVVYGAASGFAASFELSDLDGTNGFTIRGVNANDGSGTAVSAAGDVNGDGYDDILIGAPFARNGPPSAGETYLVYGAPSGIPARLNLSDLNGTNGFTMNGVDPRDFSGRNLAFAGDVNGDGFDDMLISASFADPNGVSSGETYLVYGSQAGLPTSFDLSLLDGTNGFAMLGIDERDKIGRSISSAGDVNGDGFDDILIGAGDADFKGSERGETYLVFGAASGGAAALQLSDLDGTDGFVFRGVERGDRSGHSVSSAGDVNNDGFDDLLIGAYTASSNVRLSGETYLVYGGEKILDFFDLADGTQDGSIALIHITDEFIF; encoded by the coding sequence TAGCTTCACTGCCTTTGCAAACGATGCGGGGGAAAGACTACGCCTTGGTCAGGTCAGCGACGGCACCGGACTTTTGTCCAATGATTATGCTGCCCGGAGTGTCACGGCGGTCAATGGGCAGGCCGGCAACGTGAGCACACAAGGCAATACCGTGCGGGTTGAAGGGTCCAACGGGGGATTCTTTCGAATATATGAGAACGGCGCGATGGATTTCCGTTTTGCGCCAGACGATGTCATGCTCGGGGAGACAACGGGCTTTGAGTATACAGTCATCAATATTACTGGCGAGACGGACACCGCAACGGTAAAAGTGAGCTGGGAAGAAGTTGCGCCGAATTATGATCTGTTCTTAGTCGAAGCGCCAGGATTAAGCCGGATCGCCACGCAGAAAGAAGGTACAGCCCTACTCGCTGGTAAGACAGCTCCAGACGGCACGCCCATCACCATCACGGCGATAAACGGCAACCCGGATCTGGTAGCGCCTTTGTCCAACAGTTTCTGGGAGACGTTTAAGGGTAGCAATGGTGGTTTGTTCACAGTTTTCCCAGGCGGCGTTATCGATTTTGATCCCGACAAAAATTCGACGCCAGGCGAGATCACGGGATTTGAATACACCTTGTCCGCTGCTGTAGATGGTACGACCACTGGTGTGGTCGAGGTGGCGTTACTCAGTTTCGCCAACCCCGACGTCGCCGTGCTTTATGGCGATGATCTGACCGCTGCGGCGGGCGGTCCCATTGCTGTTGGCGCGATCGATGATGGCACGGATGCGCTGTACAACGACATTGCAGGCGCGCGCATCGTCGGAGTGAACGGGTTCACGTTTCTCGGCTCCGGCTTTTGGTTTGGTGGATCGAACGGCGGCCAGTTCCGCGTGTTCGAGGGCGGCACGGTTCAGTTCCGCGATCAGGGCGCCCCCGTTACTCCCGGTGAATCTACTTCCGTCTCCTACACCATCGCGGTCCCCGGTGGATTCGGCGACACCCTGACCAGCACATTCACGGTTGATCTGATCGACCGACCGTCCGAGGTGTTTGCAGCGGATGATGTCTATTCATTGAGCCCCGCCGAATTGTCATCCGCACAAGCGCAATGGGTCCGGTTGGGCAGCGTCAACAGCGACGACGTCCTGCTGGCCAACGACTTCTTTGTCTCCGAAATCACGCAAATCAATAGCGCAGCCCTGCAAGAGGGTGTATTTTTTGACGGCTCAAACGGGGGTCAATTCCGAGTATTTTCGGGTGGTGTCGTCGATTTTGTGAACCGCGGTCTGGACAAACTAGCGGTGGGCGAGACGACGTCCTTCACCTACACCGGCGATCAAGGCTCTACAGCAACCGTGACGCTGAGCATAGAAGGCGATGTCACCCCATCGCCCACCACGTTCGGCGCGGTTTTCGCAGGAATTTCTGTTGGGGACAACAGCGGCAGCGCGGTGTCCTCAGCGGGCGACGTTAATGGCGACGGATATGATGACATGCTGATCACGACGGATAGAGGGTTTGATCGTGCTCCAATCGAAGCCTACCTCGTTTACGGATCGGCGTCGGGTCCTTCCCCGAATTTTGAATTATCATCGCTGGATGGCACCAACGGCTTTGTGATTGTCGGCGACGTTGGGGATAATGCCAATGCGCGGTCTCCGGCTTCCGCAGGCGATGTAAACGGCGACGGCTTTGATGATTTCTTGATCGGGGCACCTTCTCTGAGCCCCAACGGAAACTTCAGCGGTTCAAGCTTCTTGGTGTTTGGAGCGGCTTCGGGACTGCCGCCTCGCCTGGAACTCTCGTCCCTCGACGGCAGCAATGGTTTCAGGATTAATGGAATTGCTGCGAACGACAGCAGCGGTCATGCCGTTTCCTCGGCTGGGGACATCGACGGGGATGGCTATGATGACATTCTGATTGGCGCATTTAACGTGGATCGCGATGGTCTTGAGAAGGTCGGCGAAAGCTATGTGGTTTATGGTGCGGCCTCAGGGTTTGCCGCTTCGTTCGAGCTGTCGGACCTGGATGGAACCAATGGTTTTACCATACGCGGCGTTAATGCGAATGATGGAAGCGGCACGGCGGTTTCTGCGGCCGGGGACGTGAATGGAGACGGCTATGATGACATTCTGATTGGGGCGCCCTTCGCGCGGAATGGCCCTCCCTCTGCGGGCGAAACCTATCTGGTTTACGGTGCGCCCTCCGGCATTCCGGCGAGGCTGAACCTATCCGACCTGAATGGTACGAATGGTTTTACCATGAACGGTGTGGATCCCCGCGATTTTAGCGGCCGAAATTTGGCTTTCGCAGGAGACGTCAATGGCGACGGCTTCGATGATATGTTGATCTCCGCGAGCTTTGCGGATCCCAACGGGGTATCCAGCGGCGAAACTTATCTGGTTTATGGCTCACAAGCCGGACTGCCCACCAGCTTCGATTTGTCACTTCTCGATGGCACCAATGGTTTCGCGATGTTGGGCATCGACGAACGTGACAAGATTGGCCGGTCTATATCCTCGGCAGGGGATGTGAACGGTGATGGCTTTGATGACATATTGATAGGGGCGGGAGACGCTGACTTTAAGGGCAGTGAAAGAGGGGAGACCTATCTTGTATTCGGCGCCGCGTCGGGTGGCGCTGCGGCGTTGCAGCTATCCGATCTGGATGGCACGGACGGCTTCGTTTTCAGGGGCGTAGAGCGAGGTGACCGAAGCGGTCACTCCGTGTCTTCTGCTGGAGATGTGAACAATGACGGCTTTGATGATTTGCTGATTGGCGCCTATACCGCATCATCCAACGTACGCCTGAGTGGCGAGACCTATTTGGTTTATGGCGGCGAAAAGATCCTTGATTTTTTTGACTTGGCTGACGGCACTCAGGACGGCAGCATCGCACTAATCCACATCACGGATGAATTTATTTTTTAG
- a CDS encoding aromatic ring-hydroxylating dioxygenase subunit alpha, whose translation MFLRNAWYVAAWSDEITETLQPVVLLGERICMFRDTGGQVVALEDACPHRKMPLTKGRRKGDTVECGYHGLTFNGTGQCVKAPGQGGIPSNAKVHAYPAEERYGLVWLWMGNPALADPSEIFDIPEFDDPAWGMNRGKALEIDCNYLYVTDNLLDPTHVAWVHQSSFGQAATEDTPLRITKAENGVTVWRWMMDVEPAPFYKKIVEFDGNCDRLQHYEVRYPCHAIIRAVFVPAGAGGDDAESHTQAFVMNSYNFMTPETEGRTRYYWFQTRNIRPDDADLSQMMSDDVKHAFEEDREVLNEVQKGMAQKKTPHIDLPIDGGQLRFRRQLEVMIEQERIADAALA comes from the coding sequence ATGTTTCTGAGAAACGCCTGGTACGTTGCCGCCTGGTCAGACGAAATCACCGAAACCCTGCAGCCGGTAGTTTTGCTAGGTGAGCGTATTTGCATGTTCAGGGACACAGGCGGACAGGTTGTTGCGCTCGAAGACGCCTGCCCCCATCGCAAGATGCCACTAACAAAGGGCCGGCGGAAGGGCGATACCGTAGAATGTGGCTATCACGGGCTGACGTTCAACGGCACCGGCCAATGCGTGAAAGCTCCCGGTCAGGGCGGCATCCCGTCGAATGCAAAAGTGCATGCCTATCCGGCGGAGGAACGTTATGGTCTCGTCTGGCTCTGGATGGGCAACCCGGCTCTGGCAGACCCGTCCGAGATTTTCGACATTCCCGAATTCGACGATCCCGCCTGGGGTATGAACCGGGGCAAAGCATTGGAGATCGATTGCAACTACCTCTACGTCACCGACAATCTATTGGATCCCACCCATGTCGCCTGGGTGCACCAATCGTCTTTCGGGCAGGCGGCGACCGAGGACACGCCGCTGCGCATCACCAAGGCGGAGAATGGCGTAACCGTCTGGCGCTGGATGATGGATGTTGAACCCGCGCCATTCTACAAAAAGATCGTGGAGTTCGATGGCAATTGCGACCGGCTACAGCATTACGAGGTGCGTTATCCCTGTCATGCGATCATCCGCGCCGTTTTTGTCCCCGCTGGAGCGGGCGGCGACGACGCGGAATCGCACACACAGGCTTTTGTGATGAACAGCTATAACTTCATGACGCCCGAGACCGAGGGGCGCACCCGCTACTACTGGTTCCAGACGCGCAATATTCGCCCGGATGACGCGGACCTCAGCCAGATGATGAGCGACGACGTCAAACATGCGTTCGAGGAAGACCGCGAGGTCCTGAATGAGGTCCAGAAGGGGATGGCGCAAAAGAAGACACCTCACATCGACCTTCCCATCGACGGCGGTCAGCTGCGGTTCCGCCGCCAGTTGGAGGTGATGATCGAGCAAGAGCGCATCGCCGATGCAGCACTCGCTTAG
- a CDS encoding aromatic ring-hydroxylating dioxygenase subunit alpha — protein MRDIAAQDGFAMPAEFYTSPEFLELETEEVLRREWMCLGHVGEITNPGDYFTTDLLDEQLIVTRDKHGAVRVLSNVCRHRGNRVAEGTGNTRKFICRYHTWSYDTTGALVAAPLMKGQSGFDKSRCGLPEFASEIWKGWIFVNLDGTATPLAERLGGLDQIVKNYHPEDRFLAFIEEDSWACNWKTLFENFMEGYHLSATHLHTLHPITPTKLCRKMENGEGWTGYHAYYDPSYPPRGPFHPDLTEEERANSPMFGIYPNLVVGMATNFTLFMCLRPDGADRVKIRWGVTGLEDDPKSGKVRDYVALCRSFNSEDKEKLETLQQALKTRTYLGGPLAPDDYEGTIRDFISYMARHLGT, from the coding sequence TTGCGCGACATCGCGGCCCAAGACGGGTTTGCGATGCCGGCGGAATTCTACACATCGCCAGAATTCCTCGAACTGGAAACAGAAGAGGTACTGCGCCGCGAATGGATGTGTCTCGGCCATGTCGGAGAGATCACGAACCCGGGTGATTACTTCACTACCGACCTTTTAGATGAACAATTGATTGTCACCCGCGACAAGCATGGGGCGGTGCGGGTGCTTTCGAACGTTTGTCGCCACCGGGGCAACCGCGTGGCTGAAGGCACAGGCAACACCCGCAAGTTCATCTGCCGCTATCACACCTGGAGTTATGATACGACGGGCGCGCTGGTCGCGGCACCGCTCATGAAGGGGCAATCGGGCTTTGACAAGTCGCGCTGCGGGCTGCCGGAGTTCGCCAGCGAAATTTGGAAGGGCTGGATCTTCGTCAATCTAGACGGCACCGCCACCCCGCTGGCCGAGCGCCTCGGCGGCCTTGACCAGATTGTCAAGAATTACCATCCAGAGGACCGTTTTCTGGCGTTCATCGAAGAAGACAGCTGGGCTTGCAATTGGAAGACGCTCTTTGAGAACTTCATGGAAGGCTACCACCTGAGTGCGACGCATCTGCACACGTTGCATCCCATCACGCCGACCAAGCTTTGCCGCAAGATGGAAAACGGCGAAGGCTGGACCGGCTACCACGCCTATTACGACCCTTCCTATCCACCGCGCGGCCCGTTCCACCCGGACCTGACAGAAGAAGAACGCGCCAATTCGCCGATGTTTGGTATTTATCCCAACCTTGTGGTGGGGATGGCGACAAATTTCACCCTTTTCATGTGTCTGCGGCCTGACGGCGCGGACCGGGTGAAAATACGCTGGGGCGTGACCGGGCTGGAGGATGATCCCAAGTCCGGCAAGGTGCGTGATTATGTGGCGCTTTGTCGGTCTTTCAATTCTGAAGACAAGGAGAAACTCGAAACCTTGCAACAGGCGCTCAAGACCCGCACCTATCTGGGTGGCCCGCTGGCACCGGATGATTACGAGGGCACGATCCGGGACTTCATCTCCTATATGGCGCGCCACTTGGGTACCTGA